In Doryrhamphus excisus isolate RoL2022-K1 chromosome 21, RoL_Dexc_1.0, whole genome shotgun sequence, a single genomic region encodes these proteins:
- the LOC131108500 gene encoding zinc finger protein OZF-like isoform X1 yields MELSPTKEENERQHQVLGIVFKKHSRADVSEEYLHKEQQGWRSRMEQKELQTSYIKKEEEEQQPPHFKEVQKEPRHIHIKEEAEEPQPFQIKEEVEELQPFQIKEEEDDYRISQEGEYLQGVEEFPVMSVTVKSEYDEGEMSESEPPSGSSAQHKTTEAEDGDHCGRSQAHSLIAPLSDSDDTTSHSPDTDDEDSKADKTCRTYNTHFKCSQCSKTFNDRSNLKMHMRIHTGEKPFTCLVCGKSFTQKSSLTAHTRTHTGEKPFSCSVCGITFSQKFSIVSHMRTHTGEKPFCCSVCGKQFSHNSSMVKHMRTHTGEKPFSCSVCGKSFTVKVNMVSHMRTHTGEKPFRCSVCGERFSRKSNMASHMITHTGEKPFSCSACGKRFYDKSSMVKHMRTHTGEKPFSCTLCGKSYSYKTSLTAHMLTHNGE; encoded by the exons ATGGAACTTTCTccaacaaaagaggagaacgagcgacaacaTCAAGTACTGGGCATTGTTTTCAAGAAGCATAGCAGAGCAG ATGTCAGTGAAGAATATCTTCACAAAGAGCAACAGGGGTGGAGATCTAGAATGGAGCAGAAGGAGCTGCAGACCTCCTACATTaaaaaggaagaagaggagcagcAGCCTCCCCACTTTAAAGAAGTACAGAAGGAACCACGTCACatccacattaaagaggaagcaGAGGAGCCACAGCCCTTCCAAATTAAAGAGGAAGTAGAGGAGCTACAGCCCTTCCAAATTAAAGAAGAGGAGGACGATTACAGAATCAGCCAGGAAGGAGAGTATCTTCAAGGAGTGGAGGAGTTCCCTGTGATGTCTGTTACTGTCAAGAGTGAATATGATGAAGGTGAGATGAGCGAATCGGAACCTCCAAGCGGCAGCTCGGCTCAACACAAAACAACAGAAGCTGaggatggagaccactgtggaagATCACAAGCACACAGCCTCATCGCTCCGCTCTCAGATAGTGACGACACAACGTCACACTCTCCCGACACGGACGACGAAGACTCTAAAGCTGATAAAACATGTCGTACTTACAACACACATTTTAAATGCTCTCAATGTAGTAAAACTTTTAATGACCGTAGTAATCTGAAAATGCATATGAGaatacacacaggagagaaaccattcACTTGTTTGgtgtgtggtaaaagttttACTCAGAAATCAAGTCTGACAGCACACACGAggacacacactggagagaaacccttcAGTTGCTCAGTTTGCGGTATAACATTCTCACAAAAGTTTTCAATTGTGtcgcacatgagaacgcacaccggagaaaaacctttttgttgttccgtttgtggtaaacaattctCTCACAATAGCAGTATGGTaaaacacatgagaacgcacacaggagagaaaccttttagtTGTTCAGTTTGCGGTAAAAGCTTCACTGTGAAGGTAAACATGGTGtcgcacatgagaacgcacaccggagaaaaaccttttaggtGCTCAGTTTGCGGGGAACGGTTCTCCCGAAAGTCAAACATGGCATCACATATgataacacacacaggagaaaaacctttcagttgctcagcTTGTGGTAAAAGATTCTATGACAAAAGTAGCATGGTgaaacacatgagaacacacacgggggagaaaccttttagttgtacgctttgtggtaaaagttacTCGTATAAGACAAGTTTAACAGCCCACATGTTGACACACAATggagaataa
- the LOC131108500 gene encoding zinc finger protein OZF-like isoform X2, producing MAFDEEEDVSEEYLHKEQQGWRSRMEQKELQTSYIKKEEEEQQPPHFKEVQKEPRHIHIKEEAEEPQPFQIKEEVEELQPFQIKEEEDDYRISQEGEYLQGVEEFPVMSVTVKSEYDEGEMSESEPPSGSSAQHKTTEAEDGDHCGRSQAHSLIAPLSDSDDTTSHSPDTDDEDSKADKTCRTYNTHFKCSQCSKTFNDRSNLKMHMRIHTGEKPFTCLVCGKSFTQKSSLTAHTRTHTGEKPFSCSVCGITFSQKFSIVSHMRTHTGEKPFCCSVCGKQFSHNSSMVKHMRTHTGEKPFSCSVCGKSFTVKVNMVSHMRTHTGEKPFRCSVCGERFSRKSNMASHMITHTGEKPFSCSACGKRFYDKSSMVKHMRTHTGEKPFSCTLCGKSYSYKTSLTAHMLTHNGE from the exons ATGGCGTTTGACGAAGAGGAAG ATGTCAGTGAAGAATATCTTCACAAAGAGCAACAGGGGTGGAGATCTAGAATGGAGCAGAAGGAGCTGCAGACCTCCTACATTaaaaaggaagaagaggagcagcAGCCTCCCCACTTTAAAGAAGTACAGAAGGAACCACGTCACatccacattaaagaggaagcaGAGGAGCCACAGCCCTTCCAAATTAAAGAGGAAGTAGAGGAGCTACAGCCCTTCCAAATTAAAGAAGAGGAGGACGATTACAGAATCAGCCAGGAAGGAGAGTATCTTCAAGGAGTGGAGGAGTTCCCTGTGATGTCTGTTACTGTCAAGAGTGAATATGATGAAGGTGAGATGAGCGAATCGGAACCTCCAAGCGGCAGCTCGGCTCAACACAAAACAACAGAAGCTGaggatggagaccactgtggaagATCACAAGCACACAGCCTCATCGCTCCGCTCTCAGATAGTGACGACACAACGTCACACTCTCCCGACACGGACGACGAAGACTCTAAAGCTGATAAAACATGTCGTACTTACAACACACATTTTAAATGCTCTCAATGTAGTAAAACTTTTAATGACCGTAGTAATCTGAAAATGCATATGAGaatacacacaggagagaaaccattcACTTGTTTGgtgtgtggtaaaagttttACTCAGAAATCAAGTCTGACAGCACACACGAggacacacactggagagaaacccttcAGTTGCTCAGTTTGCGGTATAACATTCTCACAAAAGTTTTCAATTGTGtcgcacatgagaacgcacaccggagaaaaacctttttgttgttccgtttgtggtaaacaattctCTCACAATAGCAGTATGGTaaaacacatgagaacgcacacaggagagaaaccttttagtTGTTCAGTTTGCGGTAAAAGCTTCACTGTGAAGGTAAACATGGTGtcgcacatgagaacgcacaccggagaaaaaccttttaggtGCTCAGTTTGCGGGGAACGGTTCTCCCGAAAGTCAAACATGGCATCACATATgataacacacacaggagaaaaacctttcagttgctcagcTTGTGGTAAAAGATTCTATGACAAAAGTAGCATGGTgaaacacatgagaacacacacgggggagaaaccttttagttgtacgctttgtggtaaaagttacTCGTATAAGACAAGTTTAACAGCCCACATGTTGACACACAATggagaataa
- the LOC131109142 gene encoding uncharacterized protein LOC131109142, translated as MASGEEEPTRTREANELQQLNVCSTSLSLHSQDGKLLIGRQGQSQAGRSTVKQVDPHLPNIKEEGEEEVWFAQEGRVPLKTEDHDDPQKLFGRQERRHTSKRKDPHPAHVKEEEEELWVTQKGESPLELEETSLTKLPLTIVSVKIEDHEEEPPESSQFHLNPSEEMTGTESDEDHCGGSRADNLLAPLSDSDDTSRSPVDEDGDDSHGSLSSDADCETDKHAEEKTVKECFLCSVCAKTFTKKGTLTRHMRTHKGEKLFSCSVCGRRFSRKSHKESHMRTHTGEKPFSCAVCGITFSQRFSIVSHMRTHTGEKPFRCSVCGKQFSHNSSMVKHMRTHTGEKPFSCSVCGKSFAVKVNMVSHMRTHTGEKPFRCPVCGERFSRKSNMASHMITHTGEKPFSCSACGKRFSDKSSMVKHMRTHSGEKPFSCTLCGKSYSYKTSLTAHMSTHTLASSSSASGECDVVSSLSDSGAKRLNTSHCEIFQSIKMTDAAILLFLLNVKGLRRLLLHHLLFDKVPPFLPFRGKIFFTGTITVIESFVTLRTFKASAFDASCQQREVVDVVARSLLLFEKVPHRTMLAFFRTLQIFRQQPQLNADSPVLSASLRWSCAELSCCLEAPALSSPRFDLYLHRLHSSQETVPDYQTLEPSSLVSGQFDVMSSLSDSGAKKLSACEPPSASMVVFDGRVLLSWRLQLSRLFALTFVFIVFILHWKRFQTIKMILLFFLLFNVEGLWLLLLHLASPLLLLRGKILTDSVSVKCCDCVVMCERTITRYGEELSPTEEENELPDAIFKKHQVVFDIADVSEEEDLPSDHQEWSSRVEQEQNPAHIKEEPQPPCIKEEDPSIYQEGRHLQGPKEFPLTGVKSEDVDDKSEDRSEVELPGSSSTQHMTSEPDGDHCGRSQADNLLAPLSDSDDAASHPLELDDENPKTDNTHFKCCHCGKTFHHHSHLKDHIRIHTGERPFVCSVCGKRFSQKGTLTIHTRMHTGEKNFSCPVCGKDFARQYEVKVHMRRHTGEKPYSCSICSKSFSLKAHMITHTRVHTGEKPFSCSVCPTSFTRNHCLKRHMKTHTEEKPSTCTVSDSGVCCVRLAQTSYLTELPAINAGKEKPFTCSVCGLSFARNSNLKTHMRKHSGEKTYFCSICNKRFNVRASLEEHMRGHTEERPYYCLICHKSSYDRAALVRHMQRHIDVSEEDLPPELQEQSYKEDPQPPQEEENCIIQEGEHHEGLEEAPLIAVPVESEYNGDKGQVDPLNSRSGTTEADGGSQTDTSDHEDSTFDPTFHIDNAHFKCFQCSKTFNHRFNLRVHMRTHTGEKPYVCSVCGKRFTQKSSLTAHTRIHTGEKPFSCSVCDSRFGQNQSLTIHMRRHTGERPYSCSICNKNFCDRSALGVHMRRHMREKKERCNVCDERFLYKYQLHNHKCKQ; from the exons atggcGTCTGGTGAGGAAGAACCGACTCGAACAAGAGAGGCGAACGAGCTACAACAGCTGAATGTTTGCTCGACTAGCTTGTCGCTGCACAGTCAGg ACGGCAAATTGCTGATTGGGCGTCAAGGACAGTCTCAGGCTGGGAGATCCACTGTGAAGCAGGTGGATCCACATCTTCCCAACATTAAAGAGGAGGGCGAGGAGGAAGTCTGGTTTGCTCAGGAGGGACGGGTACCCTTGAAGACTGAAGACCATGACg ACCCTCAGAAGCTGTTTGGACGTCAAGAAAGGAGACACACTTCCAAGCGCAAGGATCCACACCCCGCCcacgttaaagaggaagaggaggaactctGGGTCACGCAAAAGGGAGAAAGTCCTCTCGAGCTGGAAGAGACCAGTCTCACCAAGCTGCCACTGACGATTGTCTCTGTGAAGATCGAAGACCACGAAGAAGAACCACCCGAGTCCTCGCAGTTTCATCTCAATCCAAGCGAGGAGATGACGGGAACGGAATCTGATgaagaccactgtggaggatcacgaGCAGACAACCTCTTGGCGCCGCTGTCGGATAGCGACGACACGTCACGCTCTCCTGTTGATGAAGACGGAGACGACAGCCACGGATCTCTGAGCAGCGACGCCGACTGTGAAACCGACAAACACGCTGAAGAGAAAACGGTTAAAGAATGTTTTCTTTGCTCAGTTTGTGCGAAGACATTTACCAAAAAGGGCACGTTGACtcgacacatgagaacacacaaagGAGAGAAACTTTTTAGTTGCTCGGTTTGCGGTCGACGATTCTCTCGAAAATCCCACAAGGAGTctcacatgagaacgcacacgggagagaaaccctttAGTTGCGCGGTTTGCGGTATAACGTTCTCTCAAAGGTTTTCAATTGTGtcgcacatgagaacgcacaccggagaaaaaccctttcGTTGTTCtgtttgtggtaaacaattctCCCATAACAGCAGTATGGTaaaacacatgagaacgcacacggggGAGAAACCTTTTAGTTGTTCAGTTTGCGGTAAAAGCTTCGCTGTGAAGGTAAATATGGtgtcacacatgagaacgcacaccggagaaaaaccttttcgaTGCCCGGTTTGCGGGGAACGGTTCTCCCGAAAGTCAAACATGGCATCACACATgataacacacacaggagaaaagcCATTCAGTTGCTCGGCTTGCGGAAAAAGATTCTCTGATAAAAGTAGCATGGTgaaacacatgagaacacactcGGGGGAGAAACCATTTAGTTGTacgctttgtggtaaaagttacTCGTATAAGACAAGTTTGACAGCGCACATGTCGACACACA CTTTAGCGTCTTCATCATCAGcgtcaggagagtgtgacgtcgtgtcGTCGCTATCCGACAGTGGAGCGAAAAGGCT GAACACAAGTCACTGCGAAATCTTCCAGTCGATCAAAATGACTGATGCTgcgatcctcctcttcctccttaacGTGAAGGGGCTTCGGCGCCTCCTGCTCCACCATCTTTTGTTCGACAAAGTTCCTCCATTCCTGCCGTTCAGGGGGAAGATCTTCTTCACTGGC ACAATAACGGTCATTGAAAGCTTTGTCACACTCAGGACATTTAAAGCGTCTGCT TTTGATGCTTCCTGTCAGCAGCGTGAAGTtgttgacgttgtcgctcgttctcttcttttgttcgagaaagttccCCATCGTACCATGCTAGCGTTCTTTCGAACGCTACAAATATTTCGTCAACAGCCGCAGTTAAACGCCGATTCACCAGTGCTCTCAGCATCT CTTCGATGGTCGTGTGCAGAgttgagctgctgcttggaGGCTCCAGCTCTCTCGTCTCCTCGCTTTGACCTTTATCTTCATCGTCTTCATTCTTCACAGGAAACGGTTCCAGACTATCAAA CTTTAGAGCCTTCGTCGTTAGTGTCAGGACAGTTTGACGTCATGTCGTCACTATCCGATAGCGGCGCTAAGAAGTTGTCTGCTTGTGAACCTCCATCAGCTTCGATGGTCGT CTTTGACGGTCGTGTGCTGCTGAGTTGGAGGCTCCAGCTCTCTCGCCTCTTCGCTTTGACATTTGTCTTCATCGTCTTCATTCTTCACTGGAAACGGTTCCAGACTATCAAAAtgatcctcctcttcttcctcctttttAATGTGGaggggctgtggctcctcctgctCCACCTTGCATCTCCACTCCTGCTGCTCAGGGGGAAGATCTTGACGGAT AGCGTGAGTGTAAAGTGTTGTGATTGCGTGGTAATGTGTGAAAGAACGATAACAAGATACGGGGAGGAACTTTCTCCAACAGAAGAGGAGAACGAACTGCCGGACGCTATTTTCAAGAAGCATCAAGTTGTGTTCGACATAGCAG ATGTTAGCGAAGAAGAAGATCTTCCCTCAGATCATCAGGAGTGGAGCTCCAGGGTGGAGCAGGAGCAGAATCCcgcccacattaaagaggagccacagcccccctgcattaaagaggaagatCCCAGCATCTACCAAGAGGGACGGCACCTTCAAGGACCGAAGGAGTTCCCGTTGACTGGTGTGAAAAGTGAAGATGTTGACGACAAAAGTGAAGACCGGAGCGAAGTGGAGCTTCCAGGCAGCAGCTCAACTCAACACATGACATCAGAacctgatggagaccactgtggacgATCACAAGCggacaacctcttagctccgctatcagaTAGCGACGACGCCGCATCACACCCTCTTGAACTTGATGATGAAAACCCTAAAACTGACAACACGCACTTCAAATGCTGTCACTGTGGCAAAACATTTCATCACCACAGTCATCTGAAAGATCACATAAGAATTCACACAGGAGAGAGACCCTTTGTGTGCTCCGTTTGCGGTAAAAGATTCTCTCAAAAAGGAACTTTGACGATACACACAAGAatgcacacaggagagaaaaaTTTTTCCTGTCCCGTGTGTGGAAAAGACTTTGCACGACAATATGAGGTGAAAGTGCACATGAGAAgacacaccggagaaaaaccttaCTCCTGCTCCATTTGTAGTAAAAGCTTCTCTCTGAAGGCACACATGATAACACACACAAGAgtacacacaggagagaaacctttttcctgtTCAGTTTGTCCTACAAGCTTTACACGGAATCACTGTTTGAAAAgacacatgaaaacacacactgaGGAGAAACCTTCTACTTGCACAGTGTCTGACTCGGGAGTCTGCTGTGTACGACTTGCTCAAACGTCGTATTTGACTGAACTTCCCGCAATTAACGCTGGAAAAGAGAAACCTTTCACCTGTTCAGTGTGCGGTTTAAGTTTTGCTCGGAATTCAAATCTGAAAACACACATGAGAAAACACTCTGGAgaaaaaacgtatttttgtTCGATCTGCAACAAACGCTTTAATGTCCGAGCATCGCTTGAAGAACACATGAGAGGACACACTGAAGAAAGACCATATTACTGCTTAATCTGCCATAAAAGTTCTTACGACCGCGCGGCGCTTGTAAGACATATGCAAAGACACATAG ACGTCAGTGAAGAAGATCTTCCCCCCGAGCTTCAAGAGCAGAGCTACAAGGAGGATCCACAACCCCCGCAGGAGGAGGAAAACTGCATCAttcaggagggagagcatcaTGAAGGACTGGAGGAGGCCCCACTGATTGCTGTCCCTGTAGAGAGTGAATATAATGGGGACAAAGGTCAAGTGGATCCTCTAAATAGTAGATCAGGGACAACAGAAGCCGACGGAGGATCACAAACAGACACATCCGATCATGAAGACTCCACATTTGATCCGACATTTCACATCGACAACGCGCACTTCAAATGCTTCCAATGTAGCAAAACTTTCAATCACCGTTTTAATCTGAGagtacacatgagaacgcacacaggagagaaaccataCGTGTGTTCGGTGTGTGGTAAACGTTTCACTCAGAAATCAAGTTTGACTGCACACACGCGgatacacaccggagagaaacctttttcatGTTCAGTCTGCGATTCACGTTTCGGACAAAACCAATCTTTGACCATACACATGAGAAGACACACTGGAGAAAGACCATATTCCTGCTCAATCTGCAACAAAAATTTTTGTGATCGATCAGCACTCGGAGTTCACATGAGGAGACACATGAGGGAGAAAAAAGAGAGATGCAATGTGTGTGATGAAAGATTCCTTTATAAGTACCAGCTTCACAATCACAAGTGTAAACAGTAA
- the LOC131108511 gene encoding zinc finger protein 570-like, with translation MKMCKVEILRALVNQRLTAAVEEICIAFERTIAEYEEELCRTKEENERQRQLLEVFKNPQVVLHRADASEEDLPPERQEWRNFVEQKMVEQEAPKPLHVKEEEEDRSISHFDRLEDFAVTCVPVKSEDDEDEAQSDERKGVEPPSCSSIDRHFGGSQSDSLFAPLSDSDDTTSHSPDADDEDAKADNTHHTDNRHFKCSECDKSFNDRRNLKRHIRTHTGEKPYMCSVCGKRVSSRASLNAHTTIHTGEKPFSCSVCGKGFGQRQGWKRHMRTHTDEKPFMCLVCGRRFCRKEHLTVHTRIHTGEKPFSCSVCGKCFIQNRSFKAHICLHTGQKHFSC, from the exons ATGAAAATGTGTAAAGTAGAAATACTAAGAGCGCTAGTGAATCAGCGACTAACTGcggctgttgaagaaatatgTATAGCGTTCGAAAGaaccatagcagagtacgaggaggaactttgtcgaacaaaagaggagaacgagcgacaacgtcaactactggaGGTTTTCAAGAACCCTCAAGTCGTGTTACACAGAGCAG ACGCCAGTGAAGAAGATCTTCCCCCTGAACGGCAGGAATGGAGGAACTTTGTCGAACAAAAGATGGTGGAGCAGGAGGCGCCGAAGCCCCTTCACgttaaggaggaagaggaggatcgcAGCATCAGTCATTTTGATCGACTGGAAGATTTCGCAGTGACTTGTGTTCCTGTGAAGAGcgaagatgatgaagacgaaGCTCAAAGTGATGAGAGGAAAGGGGTGGAGCCTCCAAGCTGCAGCTCAATAGACCGCCATTTTGGTGGATCACAATCAGACAGCCTTTTCGCTCCACTGTCGGATAGCGACgacacgacgtcacactctcctgacgCTGATGATGAAGACGCTAAAGCTGATAACACACATCATACGGACAACCGACATTTCAAATGTTCGGAGTGCGACAAATCTTTTAACGACCGTCGTAATCTGAAAAGACACATAAGaacgcacaccggagaaaaaccatacATGTGCTCCGTTTGCGGTAAAAGAGTCTCTTCAAGAGCGAGTTTGAACGCGCACACAACGatacacacaggagagaaacctttttcctgtTCAGTGTGCGGGAAAGGTTTCGGACAGAGACAAGGATGgaaaagacacatgagaacgcacactgaTGAGAAACCATTCATGTGCTTAGTTTGCGGGAGGAGATTTTGCCGAAAGGAGCATTTGACAGtgcacacaagaatacacactggagagaaacctttttcttGTTCTGTGTGTGGTAAGTGTTTTATACAAAATCGATCTTTTAAAGCACACATATGTTTACACACGGGCCAGAAACATTTCTCCTGTTGA
- the LOC131108504 gene encoding zinc finger protein 501-like — protein MCDVQMLRALVNRRLTAAVDEIFVAFERTLAWYDGELSRTKEENERQRQQLHAADRKHQTVLQRADVCEDLPREQQEWRCKVEQEEPHPRHIKKEEDDHFDSLELFPVMSVLVKSEDDDYKGQSEEKRELEPPSSSSTLHTTIEADGGSQTDNFLAPLSDSDDTTSNCPDANNEGSKTDETHSTHSRRFKCPECDKAFNDRYCLKRHMRTHTGEKPYVCSVCGKRVSSNANLKAHTRIHTGEKHFSCSMCGKSFIHNQALKAHIRTHSGEKPFTCSVCGKGFGENQALKIHMRTHTDDKPFECSFCGKRFCQKVNLTVHTRTHTGEKPFPCSLCGKCFVRKQQLTLHTRVHTGEKPFKCSVCCIGFAQKQYLKIHKSIHTREKVLKCGVCDERFSYKYQLKTHRCAGVTAAVNEAAGL, from the exons ATGTGTGACGTACAGATGCTGAGAGCACTGGTGAATCGGCGTTTAACTGCGGCTGTTGACGAAATATTTGTAGCGTTCGAAAGAACGCTAGCATGGTACGATGGggaactttctcgaacaaaagaagagaacgagcgacaacgtcaacaACTTCACGCTGCTGACAGGAAGCATCAAACTGTGTTACAAAGAGCAG ACGTTTGTGAAGATCTTCCCCGTGAGCAGCAGGAGTGGAGATGCAAGGTGGAGCAGGAGGAGCCGCATCCCCGCCACATTAAAAAGGAGGAAGATGATCATTTTGATAGTCTGGAACTGTTTCCAGTGATGAGTGTGCTCGTGAAGAGCGAAGACGATGACTACAAAGGTCAAAGCGAGGAAAAGAGAGAGCTGGAGCCtccaagcagcagctcaacTCTGCACACGACCATCGAAGCTGATGGAGGATCACAAACAGACAACTTCTTAGCGCCGCTATCAGATAGTGACGACACAACGTCAAACTGTCCTGACGCTAACAACGAAGGCTCTAAAACTGATGAGACACATTCCACTCACAGCAGACGCTTTAAATGTCCTGAGTGTGACAAAGCTTTCAATGACCGTTATTGTCTGAAgagacacatgagaacgcacacaggtGAAAAACCATACGTGTGCTCCGTTTGTGGTAAACGCGTCTCTTCGAATGCGAATTTGAAagcacacacaagaatacacaccggagagaaacatTTTTCCTGTTCGATGTGTGGTAAAAGTTTTATACACAATCAAGCTTTGAAAGCACACATAAGAACCCACAGTGGAGAGAAACCGTTtacctgttcagtgtgtggtaaAGGTTTCGGGGAAAATCAAGCTTTGAAaatacacatgagaacgcacacagacGACAAACCGTTTGAGTGTTCATTTTGCGGTAAAAGATTCTGTCAGAAAGTAAATTTGACAGTACACACAAGaacgcacactggagagaaacctttcccCTGTTCGTTGTGCGGTAAATGTTTTGTACGAAAACAGCAGTTGACATTACACACAAGAGTACACACCGGCGAGAAACCTTTTAAATGTTCAGTGTGTTGTATCGGATTTGCGCAGAAGCAGTAtttgaaaatacacaaaagTATCCACACTAGAGAGAAAGTATTAAAATGCGGAGTGTGTGATGAGAGATTCTCCTATAAGTACCAACTTAAAACTCACAGGTGTGCTGGTGTAACAGCAGCAGTAAATGAAGCTGCCGGACTTTAA
- the LOC131108499 gene encoding oocyte zinc finger protein XlCOF8.4-like, which yields MCDVQMLRALVNQRLTAVVDEIFVEFERTLAWYDGELSRQRQLLNVVFKVPRVVLHRTDVHNDFPPEEWRCKVEQEEPQLLHIKKEEEEDHFDSLEPFPVKNEDDEDKGQSEETRELEPPSSSSTLHTTIEADGGSQADNFFVLLLPDNMEEFPVMNVLVRSEDDDDKGQSEERRELEPPSSSSTQQHTTIEADGGSQADDVLAPLSDSDDTTSNCPDANNESSKANETHSKWVKCGKDARSNLKARTKIHTGAKPFSCSVCGKGFALNRALKVHTRTHGGEKTVFCSICGKGFAETGSLKKHMTTHTKDERACWFCGERFCQITDLTEHYKTHTGEKPFSCLVCGKCFVRKRSLTSHMRVHTGEKHFKCSVCCMRFAKPLYLEIHKSIHAREKVLKCGVCDKRFSYKYQLNAHKCAGVTAAVNEAAGL from the exons ATGTGTGACGTACAGATGCTTAGAGCACTGGTGAATCAGCGTTTAACTGCGGTTGTTGACGAAATATTTGTTGAGTTCGAAAGAACGCTAGCATGGTACGATGGGGAACTTTCTCGACAACGTCAGCTACTCAACGTTGTGTTCAAGGTCCCTCGAGTGGTCTTACACAGAACAG ACGTCCATAATGATTTTCCCCCAGAGGAGTGGAGATGCAAGGTGGagcaggaggagccacagcTCCTCCACattaaaaaggaggaggaggaggatcacTTTGATAGTCTGGAACCGTTTCCTGTGAAGAATGAAGACGATGAAGATAAAGGTCAAAGCGAGGAGACGAGAGAGCTGGAGCCtccaagcagcagctcaacTCTGCACACGACCATCGAAGCTGAtggaggatcacaagcagacaacTTCTTCGTGCTGCTACTGCCTGACAATATGGAAGAGTTTCCCGTGATGAATGTGCTCGTGAGGAGCGAAGACGATGACGACAAAGGTCAAAGCGAGGAGAGGAGAGAGCTGGAGCCtccaagcagcagctcaacTCAGCAGCACACGACCATCGAAGCTGAtggaggatcacaagcagaCGACGTCTTAGCGCCGCTATCGGATAGTGACGACACGACGTCAAACTGTCCTGACGCTAACAACGAAAGCTCTAAAGCCAATGAGACGCATTCAAAGTGGGTAAAGTGTGGTAAAGACGCCCGTTCAAATTTGAAAGCACGCACGAAAATACACACGGGAGCGAAACCTTTTTCCTGTTCGGTGTGTGGTAAAGGTTTTGCACTCAATCGAGCTTTGAAAGTACACACAAGAACGCACGGAGGAGAGAAAACGGTTTTCTGCTCAATTTGTGGTAAAGGTTTTGCGGAAACTGGATCCTTGAAAAAACACATGACAACGCACACAAAGGACGAACGAGCGTGTTGGTTTTGCGGTGAGAGATTCTGTCAAATAACGGATTTGACAGAACACTATAAaacgcacactggagagaaacctttctccTGTTTGGTGTGCGGTAAATGTTTTGTACGAAAACGGAGTTTGACATCACACATGAGAGTACACACCGGCgagaaacattttaaatgttcaGTGTGTTGTATGCGTTTTGCTAAGCCGCTGTATTTGGAAATACACAAAAGTATCCATGCTAGAGAGAAAGTATTGAAATGCGGAGTGTGTGATAAGAGATTCTCCTATAAGTACCAACTTAACGCTCACAAGTGTGCTGGTGTAACAGCAGCAGTAAATGAAGCTGCTGGACTTTAA